The proteins below are encoded in one region of Peptoniphilus sp. GNH:
- a CDS encoding DUF3847 domain-containing protein, with translation MKKLDQIRQESKEIKDKIDDKEERLRQLKNQEKKILKQDIIKRRKERTHRLITRGAILESLIENAEELTDEEIKIPLEEATKTKEFKETLRIMRAN, from the coding sequence ATGAAAAAATTAGATCAGATAAGACAAGAATCAAAAGAAATAAAAGATAAAATTGATGATAAAGAAGAAAGATTAAGGCAACTAAAAAATCAAGAAAAGAAGATATTAAAACAAGACATAATAAAAAGAAGAAAAGAAAGAACTCATAGGCTCATAACAAGAGGAGCAATCTTAGAAAGCCTTATAGAAAATGCAGAAGAACTAACAGATGAAGAAATAAAAATCCCACTAGAAGAAGCAACAAAGACAAAAGAATTTAAAGAAACACTAAGAATAATGAGAGCAAATTAA